From the Candidatus Methylomirabilota bacterium genome, the window TCAACGCGCACGGTGGTTTCCTGGGCAAGCGCAAGATCGAGGTGCTCAAGGCCGACGAGGCGGCCGGCACCGATTCGAACGTCAAGGAAATGCGCCGGATGAAGCTGTCGGAGCAGATCGACCTCTTCACCGGCGTCATCTCCAGCGGCAACACGCCGGCCCTCGGCCCGGTGGCGGAGGAGCTGAAGCTCCTGACCATCTTCGTCGACGGCTGCACCGACTTCCTGTTCGACAAGGCGGTGCCCAACCCTCACTACATCTTCCGGATCACCAACATCCAGTCGGCCGACGGCGTGACCTGCGCGGTGGCTATCGCGCAGACCTGGCCTCAGGCTCGGAAGATCGCCCACATCCACCCCGACTACTCGTACGGCCGGAATGCCTTCGACCACCTCAACATCGCGATGAAGAAGCTCATGGGGAACGTCGAGGTGGTCTCGGAGGGGTGGCCGAAGCTCGGGACGACCGACTTCACCTCCCACATCACCAAGGCGATCTCGGCCAAGCCGGACCTGCTGGTCTCCTCGGTCTGGGGCGGCGACTACGTCGCGATGTACAAGCAGGCCCTCCGGTACGACCTCTTCAAGAAGATGAAGTTCGCCAGCACGATCGCCTTCGGCGTCGCGCCCCACGCGATCGGCAAGGACCATCCGGAGGGGGTCATCGCCGGCGTCCACTCGAACTACTATTTCACCTACCCGCCCGGGAACCGGTGGCCGGCCAACACCGAGTTCGTCAAGAAGTACTTCGAGAAGTGGAAGGAGTATCCGAATTTCCAGTCGGAGGGCTCCTACGTCACCATGTACATGCTGAAGAACGCCATCGAGCGGGCCAACAAGCTGGCCGGCGGCTGGCCCGAGGATGACGCCATCGTCAGCCAGCTGGAAAACCTGGGCATGGCCGGCCCGGCCGGCTACATCTACTTCCGGCCCGACAATCACCAGGCGTACAAGGACGCGGTGACCGGGTTCAGCAAGAACCTGCCGGAGTATCCGTTCCAGGTTCTCGACCCGAACCGCATGATCACCATTCCGATCCGGAACATCACGGCGCCCCCGGGCTGGCCGAAGGGGGAGCCCACGTCGACCTACACCTGGATCGAGCAGACCTGGCCCAAGGTTTCCTAGACGGGTCTGTCTGAGAGCGGCCGGCGGGTTCGGCAGGGCGTGGGACGAGCCTTGCCGAACCCGCCGGCGCCTCGTCCTGTGCGACTCCTCCCGGCTGGTCTGCTCGCCTGGTGTGTGCTCGCGGCCGGCTCCGCCGAGGCCGGACACGAGCTCCCGTTCTATCCGTCGTACTACCCTCAGGAGATCCGCCTCGAGGCCGTCGATCCCGGGGCGGCGCCGGCCGAACTCGAGAAGGGCGCCCTCCACGCCTACGTCGGCCGCGATCCCCTGGCCGGGGGCGCGCTGCCGGCCAGCCTTCGGTCCGTCGAGTCTCTCGGGTCCTACGTCGTCGTCCGCTTCAACGGCGCCGCCAGCGCGTGGCGAGACCGCGAGGCCCGCTGCGCCGCTGCCTCCCGGGTGGTCGCCGGGGCGCCGGCCACGACGGCCTACGTGTTCCACCCGTACCCGGTGACCCCTTTCCACGCGGACTACCTCCACCATGCCGACCTGGCGGGCGCGGCGACGAAGGCCCGGGCGCCCCGCGCGGGGTCGGCGCCGGCCGCTCCACCGATCCGATGGCGAGCCGCCGGGCAGCCCGCCGCGGCCGAGTGGGACGCCGCCGTCGAGGAGCTCGAGCTGGATGACCTCCTGGCACCCTACCGGATGAGCCTCAACGGATGGCTCGGTCCCCCCTGGCTCAAGGAAGGGTGGTTTCACGCCTATCTCCTCCACGCCGGGACCCTCACCGACGACGTCGCTCGGCGCGCCGTCGAGGGCATCTATCGGCGTCTTCAGACCGGCGCTCACGACAGCCCGCGCGAGCGGCTCAATCTGGAGCGGCGGCTCGTGTCGCTCCTCGGCGCCGGCTGCGAGCGCGTCGTCGTCGGCTATACGGTCAGGCGCGAGCTCTTCAACGCCGAGTTCTCGGACGGTGTCGAGAACGTCGCCCACGACGCGCACAGCGGGCTCAGCTCCCCGATCTTCCTCCGGACGGTCAAGCTGAAGGATTTTCCCTGGAACGGCTGGCTGCGGCTCGGGATCGCGACCCGGCCCGCCGCCGCCTGGAATCCCGTCGGCGGCTTCACCGACGCGGCTGGTCGGCTGGTCTGGTTCGCGGTCGGCGACCCGGCTTTCTTCCCGGCGCCGCAGAGCGCGACCTGGATCGGCAACCGGGTCACCACGGCGTCGGTCAGCCCTGGAACGCCCGCCGGGATGGAGGTTCCCAGGGACGCGCTGCTCCCGGAGCCGGGCACGGGGCTCCTCCGCGAGGTCGGCGCCGGGCAACGCGCCCGGGTGAAGATCGTGTACACGGTGCTGACCTCCG encodes:
- a CDS encoding ABC transporter substrate-binding protein — protein: MAEQPNRRDFLKSLGVTMGGAAVGAAAAPVAGPTLAQAQTQTPPKGNIPDKPFKVGHMTFFTGPAAVLGEPSYKGLMLAVDEINAHGGFLGKRKIEVLKADEAAGTDSNVKEMRRMKLSEQIDLFTGVISSGNTPALGPVAEELKLLTIFVDGCTDFLFDKAVPNPHYIFRITNIQSADGVTCAVAIAQTWPQARKIAHIHPDYSYGRNAFDHLNIAMKKLMGNVEVVSEGWPKLGTTDFTSHITKAISAKPDLLVSSVWGGDYVAMYKQALRYDLFKKMKFASTIAFGVAPHAIGKDHPEGVIAGVHSNYYFTYPPGNRWPANTEFVKKYFEKWKEYPNFQSEGSYVTMYMLKNAIERANKLAGGWPEDDAIVSQLENLGMAGPAGYIYFRPDNHQAYKDAVTGFSKNLPEYPFQVLDPNRMITIPIRNITAPPGWPKGEPTSTYTWIEQTWPKVS